The following proteins are co-located in the Vigna angularis cultivar LongXiaoDou No.4 chromosome 2, ASM1680809v1, whole genome shotgun sequence genome:
- the LOC128195272 gene encoding uncharacterized protein LOC128195272, whose amino-acid sequence MEVDIRSGATQHTESLMLRNKSHLKTHGGNLTSLIKLGRRLKTIKRQTFKKRYGNLLSLMEVEVSSPAVTAFAQYYDSPLRCFTFQDFQLAPTIEEFEHILGMPLEDTTPYQHLEHHASIATIAAIMKLHPKELEDRLVTRNQVRGLTQGFLEQHLHYLAEGEDWETFMDVLALTVYGIVLFPKVEGFVDYTAIDVFVAKKTRSENPVTTVLADVYGTMSFCHERKGKKILCCLSALYVWMTARLCKRSGDIRRPTEDPSHQGLKDKGGNEWAQFFASLNGGKVRWRLPWLETKPSIHYCSPFSNVPLIGTRYCINYNPILVQRQFGRPMKGAPSPEYLTTLFIYYEDGHFTEILRKVRSAWENVMRAEKDLRLGVMDDKINYHTWIWERVKEVKLPFKPIVHQLANEGPSQELESDEVKQLKIEMKKLREQNDRLGKELQTVRNDLVDTRNDKEEKAQAYEEIVQSQKAERVYAFQLKQDLLTASEELAMRVEEKNSALEEGKQWKLLYEEAKRDKREALKRLREAQVQVEKAGHEMKEMALSFETDMNQERWKLVEAEEEHRSMIKKNGGVH is encoded by the coding sequence TCATCTGAAGACTCACGGTGGAAACTTGACAAGTCTGATAAAGTTGGGCAGAAGGCTAAAAACCATAAAGAGACAAACCTTTAAGAAGAGATATGGTAACCTGTTGAGTCTGATGGAGGTAGAAGTGTCGTCGCCTGCTGTCACAGCCTTCGCACAGTATTATGATTCCCCGCTAAGATGCTTCACCTTTCAAGATTTTCAGCTAGCACCAACTATAGAGGAGTTTGAGCACATTCTGGGAATGCCACTTGAGGATACCACGCCATATCAGCATTTGGAACATCATGCCTCTATCGCGACTATTGCTGCCATAATGAAACTACATCCCAAAGAACTTGAAGACAGGTTGGTAACAAGGAATCAAGTACGTGGACTGACACAAGGATTTTTGGAGCAGCACTTGCATTATCTAGCAGAGGGGGAAGATTGGGAGACTTTCATGGACGTGTTAGCTCTTACCGTGTATGGCATCGTGTTGTTTCCTAAAGTAGAGGGCTTTGTGGATTATACCGCTATTGATGTTTTCGTGGCAAAAAAGACGAGATCCGAGAATCCCGTAACAACGGTCCTTGCGGATGTTTATGGGACCATGAGTTTTTGCCACgagagaaaagggaagaaaatacTTTGCTGTCTATCGGCGTTGTATGTGTGGATGACTGCGCGTCTGTGTAAGCGGTCGGGTGATATCAGGCGTCCGACGGAAGATCCTTCACACCAGGGGCTCAAAGACAAAGGAGGGAATGAATGGGCCCAATTCTTTGCCAGTTTGAATGGAGGAAAAGTAAGATGGCGTCTCCCTTGGCTTGAAACTAAGCCCTCTATCCATTATTGTAGCCCATTTTCCAATGTACCCCTCATAGGTACCCGATATTGCATAAATTATAACCCTATTTTGGTTCAAAGGCAATTCGGACGTCCCATGAAAGGGGCACCCTCGCCGGAATACCTTACAACGTTGTTCATCTATTATGAGGATGGGCACTTCACTGAAATATTGAGGAAAGTCAGAAGTGCTTGGGAAAATGTTATGCGAGCAGAAAAGGATTTAAGATTGGGGGTGATGGAcgacaaaattaattatcacaCCTGGATTTGGGAAAGGGTAAAGGAAGTCAAATTGCCTTTCAAACCGATCGTTCATCAGCTAGCTAACGAAGGGCCATCCCAAGAACTAGAAAGTGATGAGGTGAAGCAATTGAAGATAGAGATGAAAAAACTGAGGGAGCAGAATGATAGGTTAGGAAAAGAATTGCAGACTGTGCGCAATGATTTGGTTGATACGAGgaatgataaagaagaaaaagcacAGGCCTATGAAGAAATTGTCCAAAGTCAAAAGGCTGAAAGAGTTTATGCATTCCAATTGAAACAGGACCTCTTAACCGCAAGCGAAGAACTGGCCATGAGAGTGGAGGAAAAGAACTCAGCATTAGAAGAAGGAAAACAATGGAAGCTCCTCTACGAAGAGGCTAAAAGAGATAAACGAGAGGCTCTGAAGAGACTAAGAGAAGCGCAGGTTCAAGTAGAAAAGGCGGGACATGAGATGAAGGAAATGGCCTTGTCTTTTGAGACAGATATGAACCAAGAGCGTTGGAAGCTGGTAGAGGCCGAAGAAGAGCATCGCtccatgataaaaaaaaatggaggagTACATTGA
- the LOC108321320 gene encoding uncharacterized protein LOC108321320 — MAAYAYDDQLLIHVFQDSLVGTALNWYTHLEPSRIHCWADLADAFVKRYIYNTHVAPDRLQLQNMGKKDNETFKEYAQRWRELATQVEPPLFEREMVAMFVNTLQPPFYEYMVGNVSVNFADVIIIGERIEIGMKNGKIASGPSAVENPKKKPSFNPGKKKEGDVHATSAMPVWRGQAPIHNYKPYLGQPPYSANAAFAHPIRPQQQQGFYQSQPVTSNAWRTGPSANPNPNAGQGGYPGRTQERNFVHFTPIPMTYTELLPHLVKRGLVAICPMIPLQPPYPRGYDADAKCSYHGEGVGHSTERCMAFKRKVQALIDVGWLKFQEDKPSIDTNPLSGHGNASTNAIEVKKHELIRDASKIRSSRRFIFKELLKLGFLNGDYDLGRTCGLHPCTEHSVEECVEFEKFLQDLLDRNLMQVCYEDKHEEVFAQTGMEPDVTLPEPLIIRFTRITPTPVIQGRSPIVIHTPVPFPYKSEKAVPWRYGTHVVDEGQCVESHFSSQDPVVENISGIGGMTRSGRIFTPPNLTGRGASNNETPMDANTKEHLKRKGVQVEETSDKANKKEISEEEACEFLKFIQQSEYKVVEQLNRMPARISLLELLMHSTSHRKLLMKVLSEAHVEHGISLNKFEGIVGNIVANNYLTFTDEEIPTEGRGHNKALHVSVKCLDHVIARVLVDNGSSLNVMPKSTLEKLPCDGMNMKPSSMIVRAFDGSKRVVMGEIELPVQVGPCVFQVTFQVMDILPAYSCLLGRPWIHSAGVVPSTLHQKLKYVMGDKLVIITGEEDLLVSGPSSTRYIEAAEEALETAFQSLEIVGNTYVEPFPMNPYLSCTSIMMAKVMLKEGYKYGNGLGKYGQGRTFPLEVIGNKNRYGLGYRPNKEDNKRLIEERKERSLARMGKREPRAKKIHICGIKESFRSAGWVNTSHIAVVEEEARSESSNFVWVCSPGARLNNWKTLDLPVMFKSIEIYDNECFENKNVNIPKWEHPVINAEDDPEDDPEDDPEPSPELLRLVEQESKEIKPHQEDVEILNLGEEGEIKEVKIGTSMKKEVREGLRALLKEFKDVFAWSYKDMPGLDTDIVQHKLPLKQECLPVKQRLRRMKPEMSLKIKEEVQKQFDAGFLAVAKYPQWVANIVPVPKKDGKVRMCVDYRDLNRASPKDNFPLPHIDTLVDNTAKYSLFSFMDGFSGYNQIKMAPEDMEKTTFITLWGTFCYKVMSFGLKNAGATYQRAMVTLFHDMMHKEIEVYVDDMIAKSESEEEHVLNLKKLFERLRKYKLRLNPAKCTFGVKSGKLLGFVVSQKGIEVDPDKVRAISEMPAPSTEKEVRGFLGRLNYIARFISQLTATCEPMFKLLRKNQVMVWNEDCQAAFEKIKQYLQDPPVLRPPEPGRPLILYLTVLERSMGCVLGQYDEAGKREQAIYYLSKKFINCEQRYSSLERTCCALAWAAHRLRQYMLSHSTLLISKMDPIKFIFEKPALTGRIARWQVLLSEYDIVYVTQKSVKGSALAEYLVHQPISDYQPMQPEFPDEDIMALCKEGRKYRDEETWILLFDGASNMMGHGIWANMRPAMGIRAAIEFKVKILDVYGDSALVINQLKGEWETRDAKLIPYQAYIKGLMECFDIITFNHIPREDNQLADALATLSSMFEVDPNTELPVIEMKSHAEPAYCQFIKEEVDGKPWYFDIKHYLKTQEYPEKASENDKRSLRRLAGSFILSGDILYKRNHDMILLRCVNTKEAELILKEVHEGTFGTHMNGHSMARKIFESWLLLANHGK; from the exons ATGGCTGCGTATGCCTATGACGACCAGTTACTTATCCATGTTTTCCAAGACAGTCTAGTTGGGACAGCATTAAATTGGTATACTCACTTAGAGCCATCTCGGATCCATTGTTGGGCAGATTTGGCTGACGCCTTTGTAAAACGATATATATACAACACGCATGTAGCACCAGACCGTCTGCAACTACAGAATATGGGGAAGAAAGACAATGAAACCTTCAAGGAATATGCCCAACGGTGGAGAGAATTGGCCACACAAGTAGAGCCTCCTTTGTTTGAAAGGGAAATGGTGGCAATGTTTGTAAATACACTCCAGCCGCCGTTTTATGAATATATGGTGGGGAATGTGTCCGTCAATTTCGCCGACGTCATCATAATCGGCGAGAGGATAGAAATTGGGATGAAGAATGGGAAGATTGCAAGCGGCCCATCGGCGGTGGAGAACCCTAAAAAGAAGCCCTCTTTCAATCcagggaagaagaaagaaggagaTGTGCATGCAACATCGGCAATGCCTGTATGGAGAGGTCAGGCTCCTATTCACAATTATAAACCATACTTGGGCCAACCTCCATATTCAGCCAATGCGGCTTTTGCTCATCCAATCaggcctcaacaacaacaaggATTCTACCAATCACAGCCCGTCACAAGCAATGCATGGAGGACTGGGCCAAGTGCAAATCCAAATCCGAATGCAGGTCAAGGCGGTTATCCGGGAAGAACCCAGGAAAgaaactttgtccacttcaccCCCATCCCCATGACTTACACTGAATTATTACCTCACCTCGTCAAAAGGGGTCTGGTTGCTATATGTCCGATGATACCCCTGCAGCCTCCATACCCTAGGGGTTATGATGCAGATGCCAAGTGTAGTTATCACGGGGAAGGCGTGGGTCACTCAACTGAGAGGTGTATGGCCTTCAAGCGTAAAGTGCAGGCCCTAATTGATGTTGGGTGGCTAAAATTTCAAGAAGATAAACCTAGCATTGATACTAATCCGTTATCCGGACATGGTAATGCCTCGACAAATGCCATCGAAGTTAAGAAGCATGAACTGATAAGGGATGCAAGTAAGATCCGAAGTTCCAGAAGGTTTATTTTCAAGGAATTATTAAAGTTGGGATTTTTAAACGGGGATTATGATTTGGGAAGAACATGTGGACTCCATCCATGCACGGAACACTCTGTCGAGGAATGCGTTGAATTCGAAAAGTTTCTACAAGATCTGCTTGATAGGAATTTGATGCAAGTATGCTATGAAGACAAGCATGAGGAGGTGTTTGCACAAACTGGTATGGAGCCAGATGTAACTTTGCCAGAGCCGTTGATAATCCGTTTCACTCGAATCACCCCTACACCAGTAATTCAAGGAAGATCGCCCATTGTCATCCATACACCAGTTCCTTTTCCTTACAAAAGCGAGAAAGCTGTTCCTTGGAGGTATGGGACCCATGTAGTCGACGAAGGACAATGCGTTGAAAGCCATTTCTCTAGCCAGGATCCAGTTGTTGAAAATATATCAGGCATCGGCGGAATGACAAGGAGTGGTCGAATCTTCACGCCACCAAACTTGACGGGAAGAGGAGCTAGTAATAATGAAACTCCAATGGACGCAAATACTAAGGAGCATTTAAAGAGGAAAGGGGTGCAAGTAGAGGAGACCTCTGACAAGGCAAACAAGAAAGAAATCTCTGAGGAAGAGGCCTgcgaatttttaaaattcattcaacaGAGTGAATACAAGGTGGTGGAGCAGTTGAATCGCATGCCTGCTCGGATTTCCTTGTTAGAATTGCTTATGCATTCTACCTCTCACAGAAAGTTGTTGATGAAGGTACTCAGTGAGGCTCATGTCGAGCATGGTATTTCGCTGAACAAGTTTGAGGGCATCGTTGGTAACATCGTCGCTAATAATTACCTCACCTTTACTGATGAGGAGATACCCACTGAGGGGAGAGGTCATAACAAGGCTCTTCATGTCTCCGTGAAATGTTTAGATCACGTTATAGCACGTGTCTTGGTAGACAATGGTTCCTCTTTGAATGTCATGCCAAAATCAACATTGGAGAAGCTACCCTGTGATGGAATGAATATGAAGCCAAGCTCTATGATTGTGAGGGCATTTGATGGCAGTAAAAGGGTAGTGATGGGAGAAATTGAATTGCCCGTTCAAGTCGGTCCTTGTGTCTTTCAAGTGACCTTTCAAGTTATGGATATCCTCCCGGCTTATAGTTGTTTGTTGGGTCGCCCGTGGATCCATTCCGCAGGAGTTGTGCCTTCCACACTACACCAAAAGCTGAAATATGTTATGGGAGATAAGCTGGTGATAATAACAGGAGAGGAGGACCTCCTTGTGAGCGGACCATCGTCCACGCGATATATTGAGGCAGCCGAGGAAGCTCTGGAAACAGCTTTTCAATCATTAGAAATTGTTGGAAACACTTATGTTGAGCCATTTCCTATGAACCCGTATTTATCATGCACCTCTATCATGATGGCCAAGGTCATGCTGAAAGAAGGTTATAAGTACGGGAATGGTTTAGGCAAGTATGGACAAGGACGTACATTCCCATTGGAGGTGATTGGGAACAAAAACAGATATGGCCTGGGGTATAGACCCAACAAGGAAGATAACAAGAGGTTGATTGAGGAAAGGAAGGAACGCAGTCTGGCTCGAATGGGGAAACGGGAACCAAGGGCAAAGAAAATCCACATTTGTGGTATCAAAGAGAGTTTTCGCAGTGCTGGATGGGTGAACACTAGTCATATAGCGGTGGTGGAAGAGGAAGCAAGATCTGAAAGCTCAAACTTCGTGTGGGTTTGCTCCCCAGGTGCACGGCTCAACAATTGGAAGACTCTGGATTTACCCGTGATGTTTAAATcaattgaaat ATATGACaatgaatgttttgaaaataaaaatgtcaataTCCCTAAGTGGGAGCACCCTGTCATTAATGCGGAAGATGATCCGGAAGATGATCCGGAAGATGACCCGGAACCCTCTCCAGAGCTCTTGAGATTAGTGGAACAAGAGTCTAAAGAGATAAAACCCCATCAGGAGGACGTTGAAATACTCAACTTGGGAGAGGAAGGAGAGATAAAGGAAGTAAAAATCGGTACTAGCATGAAAAAGGAAGTGAGGGAAGGGCTACGAGCCCTACTGAAGGAGTTTAAGGATGTTTTCGCTTGGTCTTACAAAGACATGCCAGGATTGGATACCGATATTGTGCAACACAAACTCCCACTTAAGCAGGAATGCCTTCCAGTCAAGCAAAGACTAAGAAGAATGAAACCAGAAATGTCATTGAAAATTAAGGAAGAGGTACAGAAGCAATTCGACGCAGGATTTCTGGCTGTGGCGAAGTACCCACAATGGGTGGCAAATATTGTACCAGTGCCTAAGAAAGATGGGAAGGTTCGAATGTGTGTCGACTATCGTGATTTGAATCGTGCAAGTCCGAAGGATAACTTCCCGTTACCACACATCGACACTTTAGTTGACAATACAGCCAAGTACTCGCTATTTTCGTTCATGGATGGTTTCTCGGGATATAATCAGATTAAGATGGCGCCTGAGGACATGGAAAAGACGACCTTCATCACGTTGTGGGGGACCTTTTGTTATAAGGTAATGTCTTTCGGGCTCAAGAATGCCGGGGCAACATATCAAAGGGCGATGGTGACACTTTTTCATGATATGATGCACAAGGAGATCGAggtttatgtggatgacatgattgCAAAGTCTGAATCAGAAGAAGAACATGTCCTCAACttgaagaaattatttgagAGATTGAGAAAGTATAAACTCAGGTTAAACCCTGCCAAATGCACATTTGGAGTGAAATCCGGGAAGTTGTTGGGCTTCGTGGTTAGCCAAAAGGGGATAGAAGTGGATCCTGACAAAGTGCGAGCGATATCAGAAATGCCTGCGCCTAGCACAGAGAAGGAGGTTCGCGGTTTTCTGGGTAGATTGAACTACATTGCTAGATTCATCTCCCAATTAACCGCTACCTGCGAACCAATGTTCAAGTTGCTACGAAAGAATCAGGTTATGGTTTGGAACGAGGATTGTCAAGCCGCTtttgaaaaaatcaaacaataccTGCAAGACCCACCTGTATTGCGTCCACCCGAGCCAGGAAGACCACTCATTTTGTACTTAACTGTATTGGAAAGGTCAATGGGTTGTGTATTGGGTCAATATGATGAAGCTGGAAAAAGGGAGCAGGCGATATATTACTTGAGCAAGAAATTCATAAACTGCGAACAACGATATTCATCGTTAGAGCGAACTTGTTGTGCATTGGCATGGGCCGCTCATCGCCTAAGGCAATACATGTTGAGTCACTCTACGTTGTTGATATCCAAGATGGATCCTATCaagtttatttttgaaaagccCGCTCTCACTGGAAGGATAGCTCGGTGGCAGGTGCTATTGTCAGAGTATGACATCGTATACGTCACTCAGAAATCCGTCAAAGGTAGTGCATTAGCAGAATACCTGGTGCATCAACCCATCAGTGATTATCAGCCAATGCAACCCGAGTTTCCTGATGAAGATATCATGGCTCTATGCAAAGAAGGCAGGAAATACCGAGACGAAGAAACATGGATATTACTATTTGATGGAGCATCGAATATGATGGGGCATGGCATATGGGCA AATATGAGGCCTGCTATGGGTATTCGGGCGGCAATAGAGTTCAAAGTGAAAATTCTCGACGTATATGGAGATTCAGCTTTAGTCATCAACCAGTTGAAGGGAGAGTGGGAAACAAGAGACGCAAAATTAATCCCTTACCAGGCATACATCAAAGGGTTAATGGAGTGTTTCGACATCATCACATTTAACCACATACCACGGGAAGATAACCAGTTAGCAGACGCGTTGGCTACTTTGTCATCCATGTTTGAGGTTGACCCGAATACAGAATTACCAGTGATTGAAATGAAGAGCCATGCGGAGCCAGCATATTGCCAGTTCATCAAGGAGGAGGTGGATGGTAAACCTTGGTACTTCGATATCAAGCACTATCTTAAGACCCAAGAATATCCTGAAAAAGCATCTGAAAACGATAAAAGGTCGTTACGAAGGTTGGCTGGTAGCTTTATTTTGAGTGGGGACATTTTATACAAGAGAAATCATGACATGATTCTCCTCAGGTGTGTAAATACAAAAGAAGCCGAATTGATATTGAAAGAAGTGCACGAAGGTACATTCGGCACACACATGAATGGACACTCCATGGCTAGGAAGATTTTTGAGAGCTGGTTACTTCTGGCTAACCATGGAAAATGA